A window of Haliscomenobacter hydrossis DSM 1100 contains these coding sequences:
- a CDS encoding lysophospholipid acyltransferase family protein, with product MENNTTIAGEGRWAEFTYADANDPWWKKLLIAGVEHATGRGKIERMYNQIRDLNVHPTALWSLALQQLKVEMDLDRCQLEKVPKEGPIVFISNHPFGLVDGLMLAAIVAEVRKEFVFLVNEVLTRDERLKSYLLPIDFRDTKEALRTNIDSRDRAIERLKQGEALAIFPSGAVATARSWFGPAEEMEWKNFVIKLIQQSRATVIPMYIEGQNSRLFQMVSQVSMPLRLGMLLFEALNKMKRTIRVNVGDPIFIEDLEQSCKRPEMLGFLRSKVEALKP from the coding sequence ATGGAAAACAATACGACTATTGCCGGCGAAGGACGCTGGGCTGAATTTACTTATGCTGATGCAAACGACCCCTGGTGGAAAAAACTGCTTATCGCAGGCGTAGAACACGCCACCGGACGCGGCAAAATTGAGCGGATGTACAACCAAATCCGCGACCTGAATGTTCATCCAACCGCCCTTTGGAGCCTGGCTTTGCAACAATTGAAAGTCGAAATGGACCTGGATCGTTGCCAACTGGAGAAAGTGCCAAAAGAAGGCCCAATCGTATTCATTTCCAATCATCCTTTCGGATTGGTTGATGGCTTGATGCTGGCTGCGATCGTAGCCGAAGTACGTAAAGAATTTGTGTTTCTGGTCAACGAAGTGCTCACCCGTGACGAGCGTCTAAAATCTTATCTTTTGCCCATTGATTTTCGGGATACCAAAGAGGCGCTGCGCACCAATATTGATTCAAGAGACCGGGCTATCGAACGACTAAAACAAGGTGAAGCATTGGCTATTTTTCCTTCTGGTGCAGTGGCCACCGCCCGCAGCTGGTTCGGACCAGCAGAAGAAATGGAATGGAAAAACTTCGTTATAAAACTCATCCAACAATCCCGGGCTACGGTGATTCCGATGTATATTGAAGGTCAAAACAGCCGCCTGTTCCAAATGGTTAGCCAGGTGAGTATGCCTTTGCGACTAGGCATGTTGTTGTTTGAAGCCCTCAACAAAATGAAGCGGACCATTCGGGTCAATGTTGGAGACCCGATTTTTATTGAAGACCTGGAGCAGTCTTGTAAACGCCCCGAAATGCTGGGTTTTTTACGGAGCAAAGTTGAAGCGCTGAAGCCTTGA